The following is a genomic window from Tachysurus fulvidraco isolate hzauxx_2018 chromosome 24, HZAU_PFXX_2.0, whole genome shotgun sequence.
AATGATAAAAGATAGTGTTTAAACTCTTTGGAATAAACTTATCCCAAGTATGAAAGGCATTCACTTCCCAGTCCAAAATTCACATGACAAGTTACTCCAGCTGTCTGgggattacattatttttttttttaatttctcctTACGTTATTGTGTCACATATACCATATGCGCCGTAGATGAAGGTGCTAATTACAGTCTGTAGTGAACGTTTTTCATTATAATCACCCCGATGTGTTTAGACTTAAATCTGACCGTGAATCTCCTTTTCATGAAATCAGAACGATTAATATATCTGTTAGAGTCATTATTTAAGAACTAAGTTAAACTAAAAACATAGAGATACTTCAACAGGGATTCTGAAAAAGCAAAATAAGCATTTCAAAAGATAAGAGCATCCTAAGGCCATGAaggcatacagtacagtgttgcAGTAATAAAGGACGCTTCCTCCTTTCTAGAAGtactaaatatttaatgtagGATTTGCCACCGTTCATAGCTAAGATGAATGAAATGTACTGCTGCAAGCCTTCAGTCATCATCTCAGCGCTAGTGGTCTCTACTTCATTCACAACCAGGAAGTTTGACAAGACCCTAGGCTTAGAGGGCATCCAGGGTCCATATTGCCATGTTGCCATTCCAGTGTTTGGTAATCCACACCGTTCTGAACTAAACCACAGTTGGCTGGTTGCACTCTTACTTACGCAATCATATAGTAGCAGGAATGACacattaaaaacagtaaaacaagCCCAAAGTTCTACATTcacctcactcttacaccatcagtgtctcatctcactaatgctcttgtagctgaatgaacacaaatccacacagactcgctccaacatctagtggaaagacttcATAGAAGACAAGAGTGGACCAACTCCATATTAATGGCATGCCTTTGGACTAGGATGTTCAACCAGCACATATGGGTGtcatggtcaggtgtccacaaacttctgGCCATACACTGTACCATTGGTTCTGACTGGACCAGGCCCTCTGCTTTCTCCAAGCACCTGAAATAAGTTCTTAAGttatttaagaagaagaagcctttattttttcatatatatacattacagaacagttcacaattctttcttcacatatcccaactttggaggttgtgtTCAGAGCACAGGGTGAGACATGAcacagcacctctggagcatAGAGGGTtagagggccttgctcaagggcccagcagtggcagcttggcagtgctggggctcctcaacccagagccttaaccgcttgagccaccatCACTGTCCCCTTTAAGGATAATTCAACTTTTCTGGactgttattaattaattttctcaGGTTACAGACAAAAGGACTTGCCATTGACAACAATATCATGCAGGAGCATCTGCTTGAAAGTTACATGTATCCAAGACTCGTTCTTTTCTTGACAGAAAATCAGTCTGTCACTAATCTGTAACCATAGACAACTTCAGATTCTCTACACCATTACACAAAAGCTAAATGTAGCCCATTCTAATGTCCTGTTCAACCTGAGTCTTGAACACGGTTCCAGCCACCAAAAGCCAAACTCAAGGTTACATCCACTTCCTTAAGGATTGTAGTCCTTTCATTTCCCATGTGGACTTTAATACCACAACCTTCAGATCTCACAAATATTCcggcaataaataaaacatcctAAGGCCCATACTTTACTCCTATCTGGAAGGAGATAGTGGAATTTGGATTGGAAAAACATTTGGACTGTCTGCATTAGTACTAAATTAGTTCAACAGAGCGTATGTTTAAAAAGAACAGGTTATGAGCGCAATAGACTACATTTTTGTAGGTGTGAGCTCAGATCATCATGTGAACTGTTTGTATGTTAATAAGATAAGGGGAAGTTTCAGTGAGGACAATGAAGAAATTAAGCTAACCAAACAGGAATAATTTGGAGGAGAAGTTTGTTCTGCATTAATGACGAGCTTAAACAAAACTGAACCCGTTTTTAAGCCTCGTTTGCTCATACTTCTCAAGACAAACATCTAGAATAAAGTCTTTTCAGAAGAGAACAGTGAAGCTTATTATTAACAGCAAAGGGGAATAAATCTTGAATGGTTTTGTggaacaaacacaagcacaggtatctatatactgtacttctgCCCAAATAGTGTGTTTTTCTTCCATTAAGGAGACTTATATATGAGATCCATCTACTTAGAATAAAGCTTTAAGCTGCTTTTATTTACGGggcatgttttctttaaaatgaaagcACTTCTTTAGGTAACTTGAGGATGGATGTGTTAAGTTTGGACGTTTTAACTTGCAATGCCGATCTCCATGAAGTAAATGGTGCAGACATTTTGTAACTCTGAGATCTATTaacaattgtgttttttttaatgggaaTGTCAATCTAAATCTTAACAGTGAATGAATTTGACAGAAAGCTCACTGTGGAATTAATGTGGTTTTCAATTCATAGTTATATATTTCCAAAACATTGAACAAAACATTACGAGTTGTGCAGGAAATTTGAATGTTTTATCTTTCGTTAAGGCTTTTACAGAATCCCAGTCCAGCTCTCGTATGGCGCTCGTCTCATGACCTTGTCTTTTATCTCCATGTAGATGGGCCAGGTTTGGAACAATCTTCAATCTAAGCTGGGTGGACTTTTTGCAGACAGAAACGGATGCCAGTCTCCTCCTCTCACGCCAAAATAGCCTAAATGTTGTGcttagaaaaaaaggaaatggaaaCGTTGGGCTGCCAAATATGCTTCAAGACACTGTTCTTTTCTttgggtttctctctctctctctctctctctctctctctctctctctctctctctctctctctctctcttcaactCTCTGTTACTTTCTGTGCTTCTCAGTTCcgtgtctttttcttttatcgCTAGTGCTTCATGCTGATCTTGACGACAAAATAACACcatcatatttttaataaaattaataacttTGTAAGGTAACATAAACgaaaaggatttttttaaaacatagtTGTTGGATGCTTGCCATATAGGTCATCATAAGCTAATTTTAAGTAAACCTTTGTACATAATCATACTCTGTATAATACGTTTACAGCCAGAAGATGGCAGTATTGTTGCGAGAGATGATAAACAAACCAGAGGCACAACTAACtctattttatttcatagtTGCAAAGACTGAGCCCAAAATCTAGAATACTTAAAAGGGCCTTTCACATTGTGGTTAACCCTGAGTTATTGTCCCTCTAATCCCCACTTTTAACCCCAGGTGGAGGAAAGTTTCACACGTATATTTTAGAATCAGGGTTAGTATGGATTTTTACCCGGGGTTATGAAACACCGAACTGAAGATTTCACCACACGTTGTGGTGTGAAATGATGAGGTGATAAAATCTTACTTTTTAGATCCTGAGCAACAGGCAACTGAACAGAACCTGCCTCATATCACACGGAAACTAACATGTAACACCAATTAACAAAAACTGCTCTGTAAATAGCATCAGGCAGGAAAAGACTGAAAATTACAGAAGTGCACACCGTAGCGATTAGGAAGTAGGCCGAGAACGTGTCTGGTTAATTACACAAGAAAATTTAAACGAGCTAAATACATTAGAAAGATGTGAACGATAACGATACCTGCTCAGGGGCAGAACGGCAGTCCTGCGGTCACGCGCTATGTTTATACAGTCAGGGTTGTTGATGTGGCAAATAAGAAGAAGGTTGCAGGAGGGTTTATGTACAGAGTACAGTGTAAAACGTCAGATTATAAAGAGCCAGGATTCATTGTTAATCCCGGTTAAAGTATATGCTGTGCGAAAACTCAAACATAAGCCAGGATTCTGTTCATCCACAGTTTACAATCACCTGTGTGAAAAACCCTACAGTCAACATTAAGGATCTGCTCAGAAGAAACCGACGTCTGAAGAATACACCAAAgattgtttgattgttttcttATAGCATAAAGAAATGCTTAGCATAGTATGTCTCAGGTGAACATGTGAAGCAAACTAAAAGAAACAAATCGCTATCAAATGtttattaacttaaagagaaatatagataTTCTATACCAGTAGTTTTTACTTGTATGTTATCTAACAGACCGTGTATGTGTTATATACTAGTGTGGCCTTTTATCTTGCAGTATCCTGATTCGTTCATAGAAGCCATGATTTATACGGATTTTACATTTATCACGTGCTCTAGATTCCCCTCTGCTGGTATTATGGGCAAATTACATCTTATTTCTTATTGAACAATATGCTGGGCACGTGCGTGCACATTTATTCAGCTGCCTCTGTGTTGTTATTAACATATGTACATTTATGCTTATCAGTAATAAAGCAGGAGATTTAAATGATCTGGGTTTTTTGTATTCGATGTGGTCATATTATACAAAACCATAAGGTATAACTAAAGATAAACAAAATTCTGTGGCAGAATTTCAGCATTTCTAAAGaaacacagtaataataataataataataataataataataacagtaatgataacagtaatgataataataatattgtttcacatttctacaaaaaaaaaaaaaaaaaagtactggcTTCAAAACAAACCTGAATTTTATTAGAAACAGTATAACGTGTATGTGGTCCTTCAGTGCTGTGCTTCACAAATAAACCCCAATAAAACCTAAAAAGAGTACTACTTTCTTCCTCCAGCAGAGGGCAGTATGGAGTATAAACGGTACAGAGTATAAAGTGCACCTCACAGGGCTGAtaacatcactactgtacacctAATTTAGTGCTCAGATTAGTGCATACTGGAAATAAAAGCTATTCAAGACTTAATATTTTGGAAGAACATCTTAAGTTCTACAGTATTCCAGTGTAACGGTGTTAGTTACAGCTTCTATATTCGGTTTTTGAGCTGAACGACCTAGaagtttttaatgaataaaaaaatacactaaCTAATGTACAATTAGTCATCTGAGGACTCGCATCCTCCTGGACGTGTGTTATAATCCTGTCTAAACAGTCCCCGTGTGTCACCGGGACAAGCTGATGGTTTTGTCCCTACAGGCGAGCGTCAACAGAGGTTCGTCTCCTTGTACCTCTGCTCACGTATTAGATAACAGATCAAAACTCCTGCACCTCATTCAGCTTTTGCTCCAATATCACATCATGACCCTGGAACTTGAAGTAGCCCAAGAACTTTTTCTTCTGCAGCATCAGTGGGAACCAGAACACGTCGTCTGCCCACATTTCACTATAGGGGATCTTGTCCAGATCGAACCACCGAGGCCTCATTTCTAAAAGGGAAACGTTTACATTTAGGATATAAACATTTAGTATATAAACTCCACTGACATCGGACTGATATTACCTTCCGATTCGGTCGGCTCGCCGTTGTAATCGTCTGCCCGGAACACGTGCACCTCCATCAGCTCTGTTTCTCCGACGAATTCGAACGTGATGTTTCCGATCTTGTGCAGCGTGTTCACAGTGAGGCCGCTTTCCTCCAGCAGCTCTCTGTAATTTAAACACCAGGATATTTTCGGTCAGGAAATAAAACGCAGGGAACTTTGCATGTTCAAATACTCAGAATCTGGGTATAgtgtcatttaaataaattaaataaaaatgtacaattttccCTGTATAGTCATTTATTAAAGTACATCAATATGATGCTGATAGATTTACTTTGTTCAggataaaatgaacaaacacatcAATATGACACACAGAATCAGACTTTTTTAAGTAGGCCACAAACAGTTTTTTATCATATTAATGGTACAatctttggatttttttctttacttctaTAAGTAACCTGAAGACCTGACCTAaagaagtaagaaaaaaataaataaatctgtgattaCACCTGTGAATAAACAAATctgacaaaaatacatttttacgcCTGTACTTTGTTTTTCATTGCAGTGCATAAGTTTATGCACCTCCTCACCGTCTCGCCGCTTGTTCGATGCTCTCCCCAGGATGCACTTTACCCCCAAAGCCGTTCCATTTCCCCGCTCCGAAGCCACGCTTCTTCATGCCAAGCAGCACACGGCCAGGTTGCACCACCAGCACCAGCGTCAGCAGCTTCCTTGTAAACATCTAATAAAACATGTTGATCTATTTATTATATGCTTAGGCTCAATCCCACATGGCACCTTAGTATGCAGTATCATCTTATTACACCACACATAGTCTAGtacattgtttgtgtgttgttgtttttcagtgttgtagtcattaaaatgtttataccACAGCCAGGATAAacgctgaaatctgattggtcagaagttgtgAACAGTTTTTGTGTTACAGCTCAGAAAGGAGTCCCGGCTCTAAAGGGAAAAGTAGTTATTATTAATCCGCTCCTTACGCCACTTCTAATCtaagtttaataataatctgaCTTTAAAAAACGTgatgttttaataaagtaaattatGTAGTAGTTAttgggcagagagagagagacctttttTAGCTTTgggagaacaggaactaacttgtctctCAGGTGCTAATCCTACTATAACTATAAAACCTTAAGATGTGCAAAGGTGTCATTACTTAATATCAGAGTTATAACGCATCACACGTGCATTATAACATCTTTATTGTACATCAACATTAATAAATACTCTGCATAAGGACACACGCAGGTAGTTAAACATTATACAACAATTCATGGATGTtttagacaataaacaaaacaaatagattaaatactattaatataatatcTTACTTTTTCAAGGACGTATTAAAGGCTTAttgttttattcaaaatattgaATAAAACCAGCAAAACCAGACTATATGTTCCTTCCCACGTGCGTATGTTTACACCCCACCCGCATTCCGGTGTGTTACACTGAAATAATCCCGACCAGAATCATCGACCTTTAACTCTATTTAAAAATTTAgagaaaacattattattaactgaCAGAAAGGTTAATAGAACACATTGTCTCGTGTAAACTTCGTTATGTTAAAGTAAATGTTTGGTTTaattctgattttatttgtttttaaattaaaaaaatgtacatactCCATACCAGTGGGTGGCGCTACGGCACCAATATGCTACAAACTTTAAAGCGAATAAGAAAAAGCCAGTTATAATCAGGATATTATGGCTGTTTTATTCTCCTGACACTGGTGTAAATCATGTGGACACGTGTTTACATGCAGACACGTGTTTACACGCAGACACGTGGCTTTCACAGCTCGGCTCAGCTCCTGAAGAAAGCTCCAGTGAGGTTGAAGGGGAAGACTGGAGCAGAGCAGCGCTGGCTGGTGCGACACGTGAACGATCCCTTCGTTAAAGCAGCTCAGCTTCAACACTTCCGCTGCAGGAGCGCGTTTAAACTGCTGGAAGTGGATGAGAAACACCGCCTACTGAAGCCCGGTCTCACGGTCATAGACTGTGGTGCTGCACCTGGAGCCTGGAGCCAGGTAGCAGTGCAGAGGGTCAATTCATCTGGGGAAAGTAAGGATTCAGTGCAGTTTGGGagaaattacaattattattattattctctctaacaaattctctctctcttcaaagttcatacatacatacagccATCCTTActtccatacatacatacatacatatatacatacatcaaccatccatctatccatccttccttccatccattgatccatacatacatatatacatcaaccatccatctatccatccttccGTCCATACAtgcatcatccatccatccatctatacatacatacatccttccttccttccctccaaccatccatccatccatctatccatacatacataacagAAAGTTCTTCAGATTAGTAACAGTAAATCATCATACCTCCCAGTCCCATAACCCATTAATTTCCTGTAACACTCCTCATTGTGTTGTATTCCTTATTTCAATGCAACACAACTACAAGCATTTTAAGTCAAAAGTTTGAGTCATCAAAAAATGTTCTCACACTCCTGTGACTGTCAATAAAGTATATGTTCAAATTCAAGTTTCTGAGGCTTTgcaaaattttataaataagaCTAAATATGATCCGTCCAGTCGAATAATGTGGCATTTTAACATGTTTCCTGTCAACTCTATCACATTATCACTCATGTGTTTAAGTAACTGCGAAAAATATTTCAACTTTCATTCAGAAAGGAGTGGACTTTATTATCTGTCCTGGTGATTTAATTATGATGAATAGCCTCTGGCATTAGGACCATTTGTAGTCAATTAACAGCTGAGTGATGATTTgtcactaaataaatatattcacatAAACACCCATCTCTGACTTCACAATAATTTATAGATTTTACTGTTtcactgtttgttgttgttgcagggCCTGATTTACCCAGAGGGCATGTAATTGGAGTAGATCTGCTACACATTGCCCCTTTACAAGGTGCCCACTTCCTGTCCAACCATGACATCACCAGTCCAGCCACTCACGCTGAGCTGCAGGAGCTCCTTCCTGAAGCCTACGCTGATATCATCCTCAGTGACATGGCACCCAACGCCACTGGACTTCGGGAACTCGACCATGAGAGACTCGTGTACATGTGTCTTTCACTGCTGGAGCTGTCTGAGAAGCTGCTGCGACCCGGAGGCTCTCTGCTGTGTAAATACTGGGATGGAGCTCTCGCACATAAACTCCGTGAAGGTCTTAATCGTGCTTTTCAGGACGTGAAGACCGTGAAGCCCAAAGCAAGCAGGAAAGATTCAGCCGAGCTGTATTTCCTAGCCAGGACGTTCAGGAAAACGTAGCACCTAAATTACTGTtgagatttttttacttttgaggTAATTTTTGAAGTATGTTGTATATCTGGGgtttgtttgtaattattttttaaacagtggTCTGTTTCAAACTTAGTAAAGGTATTGCGTAACCACAGAATTATTTCATTACTTGGTTCTGAATATATACAGCAATATCTGCAAAACTGGTTATTACATCTGTTTGTTTGGcatcattaaaaacacacagcgAAAGGCTGCTTGTTGGTAGTTTCATGTGATTTCATGTGTATTGTTTTCCTCTGCATGGTGTCCTTTCTAGCTGAAGATGGTTTATACACTGGGCACAAATCACAGTGTTTGTTCCCGAAACCTTCCACAGTGTTGGTCTGGTTTCCGACTCACTCGATTCTCTCGAGCTACGTTTCATTACGTTCATCTACCGTCGTTACAAAAGCACATGGAGAATACAACccaatttttattaattgtttacattttgatgCTATTACACACAGTATGGTATCTTTTGTGTCACTCATCATTCCCCTGCTACTCATGCTGCATGTGCGTTGTGGAAAATAATGATGCCTAATTAATggctaaaaaacacacacacattacttccTGAACAGATGTGGAAATAAGTACGATCTGTGGTCATGTTCATGGGAATCGTGACACCGATCTCCTGCGACTGAACTCACACCACTTCCTACAGGTAGTTTGGGGTTCGGTACCACAGCAGGCTTTTTGGTCCACATGACAGCCTTCACATTACCAGTGTTTCACTGctctgtttcagactaaactTCAGTATGAAAGCCTCCTTTAGACTTCTAACggattattaaatattactgGAAATGTATTATGTCTTCTGCCCTTAATAGATTAATATCCGATGCTTGCTTTAGCCTGCATGAGAGTTCAAATGATTGCCAAGATTCTATTATTCTTCTGCTAAGATAAGATGCCGGTTgcagtttt
Proteins encoded in this region:
- the nudt1 gene encoding oxidized purine nucleoside triphosphate hydrolase, with amino-acid sequence MFTRKLLTLVLVVQPGRVLLGMKKRGFGAGKWNGFGGKVHPGESIEQAARRELLEESGLTVNTLHKIGNITFEFVGETELMEVHVFRADDYNGEPTESEEMRPRWFDLDKIPYSEMWADDVFWFPLMLQKKKFLGYFKFQGHDVILEQKLNEVQEF
- the mrm2 gene encoding rRNA methyltransferase 2, mitochondrial — translated: MWTRVYMQTRVYTQTRGFHSSAQLLKKAPVRLKGKTGAEQRWLVRHVNDPFVKAAQLQHFRCRSAFKLLEVDEKHRLLKPGLTVIDCGAAPGAWSQVAVQRVNSSGERPDLPRGHVIGVDLLHIAPLQGAHFLSNHDITSPATHAELQELLPEAYADIILSDMAPNATGLRELDHERLVYMCLSLLELSEKLLRPGGSLLCKYWDGALAHKLREGLNRAFQDVKTVKPKASRKDSAELYFLARTFRKT